The following coding sequences are from one Macaca mulatta isolate MMU2019108-1 chromosome 7, T2T-MMU8v2.0, whole genome shotgun sequence window:
- the MRPS11 gene encoding small ribosomal subunit protein uS11m, with protein MQAVRNVGSWFLRSWTWPQTTGVVARTPARTIHTDARQLQDAAAKQEVEEKAAAPSHTRFSIYPPIPGEESSLRWAGKKFEEIPIAHIKASYNNTQIQVVSASNEPLARASCGTEGFRNSKKGTGIAAQTAGIAAAAKATQKGVTHIRVVVKGLGPGRLSAIHGLTMGGLEVISITDNTPIPHNGCRPRKARRL; from the exons ATGCAGGCTGTAAGAAACGTGGGGTCGTGGTTCTTGCGGTCCTGGACTTGGCCCCAAACAACCGG GGTCGTGGCCAGGACGCCAGCCCGGACAATCCACACAGACGCCCGGCAGCTCCAAGACGCTGCGGCCAAGCAGGAAGTTGAAGAGAAGGCGGCGGCTCCCAGCCACACCAGGTTCAG CATTTACCCTCCCATTCCAGGAGAGGAGAGCTCTCTGAGGTGGGCGGGAAAGAAATTTGAGGAGATCCCAATTGCACACATTAAAGCATCCTACAACAA CACACAGATCCAGGTAGTCTCTGCCAGTAATGAGCCCCTTGCCCGTGCTTCCTGTGGCACAGAGGGATTTCGGAATTCCAAGAAGGGCACAGGCATCGCAGCACAGACAGCAGGCATAGCCGCAGCGGCG AAAGCTACACAAAAAGGTGTGACCCATATCCGAGTTGTGGTGAAAGGCCTGGGGCCAGGACGCTTG TCTGCCATCCACGGACTGACCATGGGGGGCCTGGAAGTGATCTCAATCACAGACAACACCCCAATCCCGCACAACGGCTGCCGCCCCAGGAAGGCTCGGAGGCTGTGA
- the MRPS11 gene encoding small ribosomal subunit protein uS11m isoform X1 yields MEKRTWSSEANGSSSGQVEVGHWRQSIYPPIPGEESSLRWAGKKFEEIPIAHIKASYNNTQIQVVSASNEPLARASCGTEGFRNSKKGTGIAAQTAGIAAAAKATQKGVTHIRVVVKGLGPGRLSAIHGLTMGGLEVISITDNTPIPHNGCRPRKARRL; encoded by the exons ATGGAGAAAAGAACATGGAGCTCAGAAGCGAATGGGAGTTCATCTGGACAAGTTGAAGTGGGTCACTGGAGACAAAG CATTTACCCTCCCATTCCAGGAGAGGAGAGCTCTCTGAGGTGGGCGGGAAAGAAATTTGAGGAGATCCCAATTGCACACATTAAAGCATCCTACAACAA CACACAGATCCAGGTAGTCTCTGCCAGTAATGAGCCCCTTGCCCGTGCTTCCTGTGGCACAGAGGGATTTCGGAATTCCAAGAAGGGCACAGGCATCGCAGCACAGACAGCAGGCATAGCCGCAGCGGCG AAAGCTACACAAAAAGGTGTGACCCATATCCGAGTTGTGGTGAAAGGCCTGGGGCCAGGACGCTTG TCTGCCATCCACGGACTGACCATGGGGGGCCTGGAAGTGATCTCAATCACAGACAACACCCCAATCCCGCACAACGGCTGCCGCCCCAGGAAGGCTCGGAGGCTGTGA
- the MRPS11 gene encoding small ribosomal subunit protein uS11m isoform X3, protein MQAVRNVGSWFLRSWTWPQTTGVVARTPARTIHTDARQLQDAAAKQEVEEKAAAPSHTRFRDKEDGEYELKSLLIAESP, encoded by the exons ATGCAGGCTGTAAGAAACGTGGGGTCGTGGTTCTTGCGGTCCTGGACTTGGCCCCAAACAACCGG GGTCGTGGCCAGGACGCCAGCCCGGACAATCCACACAGACGCCCGGCAGCTCCAAGACGCTGCGGCCAAGCAGGAAGTTGAAGAGAAGGCGGCGGCTCCCAGCCACACCAGGTTCAG GGACAAGGAAGATGGGGAGTATGAATTAAAATCTCTTCTCATAGCAGAAAGTCCCTAG
- the MRPS11 gene encoding small ribosomal subunit protein uS11m isoform X2 → MQAVRNVGSWFLRSWTWPQTTGVVARTPARTIHTDARQLQDAAAKQEVEEKAAAPSHTRFSTQIQVVSASNEPLARASCGTEGFRNSKKGTGIAAQTAGIAAAAKATQKGVTHIRVVVKGLGPGRLSAIHGLTMGGLEVISITDNTPIPHNGCRPRKARRL, encoded by the exons ATGCAGGCTGTAAGAAACGTGGGGTCGTGGTTCTTGCGGTCCTGGACTTGGCCCCAAACAACCGG GGTCGTGGCCAGGACGCCAGCCCGGACAATCCACACAGACGCCCGGCAGCTCCAAGACGCTGCGGCCAAGCAGGAAGTTGAAGAGAAGGCGGCGGCTCCCAGCCACACCAGGTTCAG CACACAGATCCAGGTAGTCTCTGCCAGTAATGAGCCCCTTGCCCGTGCTTCCTGTGGCACAGAGGGATTTCGGAATTCCAAGAAGGGCACAGGCATCGCAGCACAGACAGCAGGCATAGCCGCAGCGGCG AAAGCTACACAAAAAGGTGTGACCCATATCCGAGTTGTGGTGAAAGGCCTGGGGCCAGGACGCTTG TCTGCCATCCACGGACTGACCATGGGGGGCCTGGAAGTGATCTCAATCACAGACAACACCCCAATCCCGCACAACGGCTGCCGCCCCAGGAAGGCTCGGAGGCTGTGA